Below is a window of Lodderomyces elongisporus chromosome 3, complete sequence DNA.
CATTCGAGCATTTTTCCTCTAGCTTATCAATCTGCTCTTGGAATGCTTGCCAAATTCTCGTGAAAGGTAGCAAGTCTAGTACGATCGACGTGGGCGATAAATTGTATAAACGCGAGTCCTCGGGAATTCCAGCAGCAGGCTCAAAACTACCCATTCGAGTTGAAACTCTGGTGgctcttctttcttgatAAGGGTATTTCGTCCGTGACTCGATAAAGTTCAAGCACTCGGTGTGCATTTTATCTATTTCAGCAGCGTAGATAACCATGTCATCTTGCTCAAAAACTTGTGTAGTAGTAGGTAGTTGAATAGTATTTACAAAATCCAGGGGAGAGTAAGAATCAACTTCAATGTGACAATCATGATTTAAAACCGACTGAAGATCGAATAAAATGCTTTGCTCACGTAGTCCATCAGAATTACCGAAGGGCAAATTGGAAGTTTTAGCTTTTGATATAGTACTGATTCTAGTTAATTCGCATTTTGGAGTTGGGGTTGGGGTTGGGGTTGAGATGGGTTGAGCCATCATTTCCAGCGTATCTTCCTCTAGAAATTTAGTTTTAGTTCCAGCGATTTTGCAAAGCATCTCAGCTGCCATTATAGTCTTTCGTAAATTATGGTTTTTCCAGTTCTCACTCACAATTGCTTCCACTATAGAATCCTCTGCATCATAGTTGCTTGCGAGGCCACATAGCCAGATGTAATCCCTAACCAAACGTCTTGAGATAGGGTATTCATCCATATTGATCAATTCGCTCAGTACAAGAATATTTCTTGGTATTTCTTTCACTTCTTCGCATGTAAGCACAATAGGTCGCTTTGTAATTTTGCTCAAGTCATCGACAACCGACCAAAATGACTTGTCCTGCTCAAAGATTATATCAACATCCTCGAAAAGAATCAAGCCTTTTTGGAACTCAGTTGTGTCGTGAACTAGCTGCGTGGTACACAACTCttttaaattgttgaatataTCCTTACGTCCCCTTGGCATTCCACTATTTATTTCGTGGACGTATCCATCTCTCTCATTCATCGCAGTGTGAATTGTTGTCGATTTGCCGCAACCGCAGCTTCCCTGCAATATAAGCACCGGCATAAAATCATCTTCATAGCCACCCAAATCATCAAACACAATAAAGGGGTcaatgtttttctttttcagcTTCTTTGAAATATCTCTAACGGGTCGAGCTTCAAGTTTTACAAGTGCTTCGTCTATCCAAgatccaatttttttgatacaTAGTTTGTGTACCAATAATTCATCCATTCGTTTTGGCTGATACTTATTAATCCACATATCCTTGCATGTAGTTTCTTCATGAATCTGGTCAAAGATGGCTCGCAATGGCGCAGTCTTTGCAAGCTTCGGAAGTTTCTCAAGCGCATATTGTTTTAAGTCGAATACACCAATTGATGTGTATGAAAACTTCCGGGTACGCTTCTTGGGCGGTAACAATGGAATTGGACCAGAAAGGTCTATTTCAGAAGATAATGAACGTTTTCGAGACACAGGCAAAGTATATTTTCTGGGGGCCGCATCATCAGTCACCAAAAACTCAGTAGGAAGAATGTCTGGAGGCTGCATCATTTTCGTTTTCTGTGACAAAGCAGATTTGGACATAGATGAACTCGCAGCCATCATGCTAGTGAATAatgatgaggatgatgatgaggatgatgatgaagaagaagaagatgatgatgaggaagaagaagatgatgaagatgagaGAAAAGATAAGGACGCTGTTGTCTTGGCCGTAGCTTTTAGTCGTTGAGCAAGCACACTATCGTTTTTTAATACCAGAGCATTGGCTTTGCGTTTCACACTCATTAGTTTATTTGGAGGTAGCTTGATTGTGGTGAAAAAAGTATGTGAGTTCGcatgttcttttttggcaagTAATGTTGGTTTATTGGGCTTGGTACCGAAAAGCTGAGATGCCgttgttctttttgccttttcaAACATCTTCAGTTCCAACGCATCAACTGCATCACACGCATCCTTCGACTTCATTTCTGGTTGTAGTTTAGAATCTTCCTCATCAATAACAGAAACAAGTTCTTTGTCTTTCACTTTGGATTCTATCTGTTTTAATCTTTCTGGTGGCAATTTGAGCTTTACCTTTCCgtccattttttttgttggaaAAGTCAGAAAGAGATCTTTAATGGATGTAGACTTGatattattatatattCTAGTCTCCAACTCTCGAATATCATCCAGGTTTAATacgtttttctttttcttttgcggACTAGGAACGTTGGATTTACCTAAATCGTCCAAAGAGTAAGATGATGCATCGGTTGAATTAGTTTTGAATTCTTCGACAACATCTTGAGATAAATTGCGCAAAAACTCATCCATTGCTTTACCTTCATCAATATCAGGTAAATTATCAACAAAGTTGTCGCTTTGGTTTCGTAAATTGTTCTGCAGAACTAATTGTAATTTTTCTGAGGGTAATTTTAGTACCACGGgttttgagtttgataGTACTTTTGTCGGTCGCGTCTGAAACAAGTCCATCACTGATGTCGACTTTAAGTTTTCgtatattttgttttcaagaGACTTGATAATTTCAGAGTCTTGTATTAGCTCGACTTGTCGCTGTTCTTCGGTGCTCGGCAGTATTCCATTAGCTGTGGTTTCTGTTTCGATAAAGGTCACCTGCTGATCGAAATCATCCGGgacttcatcatcatcatcatctccttcttctttttgatcaTTAAGGATACACAAATCTTTGTCcccctctttttccttcacaACTTCCTGTTTCTCTTGATTAATTCTGTCATTGAGTAGTCGTTTTGAACGTTGAAGAATGTCCTTTGCGGTAAATGAACTTTGTTGCAGTCCCCTTGTATTGATAACATCTTCACTTCCAACTATATTCATGAGATGCTGTTAACTAAAAAGGtgggagaaaaagaaaaggaagcaaaaaaaaagaaaagaaaagaaaagaaaacaagtttAGCTGACACTTGTAGCTTGAAGGTCAACAGCTCTTTCGTGATTCAAAAAATGTTACTTGAGACAAACAATAATGGTTCGCGTCTTTTTTGAAAGCGCGTCTGCGCAAATTTTAAAGGTTAAGAAATTGCGCTTGTGAGTTCTGCGTATTTGAAAGAGACATAATATTAGTGTAAAGAGTATCAGGTAGTTTGAGATAGTTTTAATCACAGATAGAAAGTAAATATGTAACTCAGAAGCTGTATTTCTGGAAGATTGAGTAGGGGTCGAAGTAGAGGCGATAGAGGGATACTATATAACTCAAGAAATACTAAAAAGTGACATTGAcctctttcatttttcatttcctttccttttctttcccatttttatctttttctttttttgggaaAATTTGAATAGTTGCTTAGACATATTTAAGCACTAACTCTATACGGAGCAGCACTACAAGTCAATTCTGGTCCCTGAGTAATCAGCGATGGCTTATCAGGACAAATGTCGCTAAATGTCTTATCTGGCTTGCTCAACTTGTACTCATCAGTCTTGTGCTTTTTTCTCTGAATCAAAACAGGCAACAAAACTGCATTGTTGATTGGATAGTCTCTATGACCAATAACTTCCAAGATTGAGCCAATGAGACCTGAATGAGAAACCAATGATATGACTTTTTCATCTGCCGAAGTTTGCTCGAATATATCATTTAATAAGGAGGCAGCACGGTACTTTCTGTGTTGTCCAGTTTCACGTTTTGAAGACGACCACAACTCATCGGCTTCAGTAAAGCCATCTTCAAAAGTAACGTAGGGCCAGTTTGTTTTGATATAGGATTTGGGATGTCTCTTGCTTTCAGTTTGGATACCGTATGTTTCTCTTGCAAACTCTTTGATCAAGGGAGTCTTATCAGTAACATCTTTCCACACATACTCCCATGTTTCCAAAGTTCTTCTGAGTGGAGAAGAGAAATGTCTATCTGGCTGTGGCAACTCGGGCGTTGATTTGATCTGTTGCGATAAGCTTTTGCTCTGCTCAACACCTTGTGGTGTCAATAATGCATCTGCCCAAACCTGGCCATCTGAACCGTCCAAAGTTTGCCAATAGCATGTCCAATCAGTAGAGGGAGTATTACATTGATGCACGCCAAATGCGTGTCTcacaataaaaaacaacttGTGGTATTCGTCCAATTGATCTAAAACCTGGCTCCATGAATATTGATCCTTCAATCCAAAATTGTGAGTATAATTGACGCTTCCCACTGAAATGTCAGGATCGCTTTGCTCAAAATAGTCGGTAGATGATTCGAATTTGGGGAAAGTAAATGAATCATTACCATCTGCTAGCACTGGTGCTAGCATCCACGAGCTAAGCCATACTGAAAGTGCCTTCATAGTTGTAATTTTGTAAATTTatagttttatttttcaatgtgttttgtttcttgctGCAATCAACGAAGCTGAAGAAAAACGAATCAAGAGCAAAGATGCTGACGTTGGAAAGTTTTGACTGAAAATTACTACCATTTAtacttgaaagaaaaaacaaattgacaGATTAATTATGTTGATTTGAACCACGTGGATCATATTAGTGTGCTTTTATGTGAAATTGATTGTAGTTTGGCGTTGCTACTAGATGGAACAATATAGCTTATTGTTAATGGTTTGTCATTCCAACAAACTAAGATTTCAATACACAAAGTAAAGTGGGTTAGGCGGTAGTCAGGGGATGGGTTTTGCACATACTAACATACATACTAACATACATATtaacatacatatatacacgcacacacacatatatatatatatccaCCGTCATGTTCTCTTCCTAAAAATCGAGTTATTGTTAACCACCACACCAACTTGCCTTTTACAAAACCGTGGTAGTTAGCATTCAAtgataaattaaaaaaaaaaagaagaaaaaactaaaCTGAATACCAGAAAATGTAACTACAATTGATCAAAACTAAATTTGTATTCAGCTACGGGATTCAACTTTAAAATGGTTACTCATCTGCTAAATTATACAAATTACATATAGAATAGATATCACATAAAGTGGACAAGTGTCTCAAAGGTTTGGaatgtttctcttttcctcctcaGCCATTTTCTTACTCACTTCAGATAGCAAATACTCATATGTGTTTGCCAACTTTTGAGTAAAATTTAAATCTGAATCTTTCAATACACTCCTATTCAGTAACTCCTTAACAACAAGATTAAAATAGGAAACTTTCTCTTGGGATGGGatcaatttctcaaaaaaTAGTAAACTAAGTTTCAACAAGCTTTCCAAAACAGTTCTATTAATCTTGTTTGAGTCGCGAAGTTGCTTAGATTCTTTCAAAGCATCGAGGTATCTATTTTCGTAGAGCAGGCAAAGGTACCAAAAATTAGAATCTGTTTTCAGGGAGCAGTCAAGTTTCTTTTCGAGCTCGTGtttaatttcttcaattggCGAGGTCAACTCGGCTCCTACTAGGGAGGTGCTCTTTTTGTCAATGTGCAGGTCAATTATTTTTCTCAATAATTGGGTTTCGATATACAAGTGATGAATGATTTTTGTTGATTCGTTTTCAGCAGCTTTCATCTTTTTAATGTATTTTGACTTTGTAAtggcaatttttttctccaacTGTTTGATCTCTTTTACTGCACTATCAGCCAAATCCGtgttttgttgcaaaaaaactttttgttctgtttgTAATAAACCCAATGTGTTTGTTATAGTTTCCAAACTATCTTTTGAATCTTTTAGCTCTTTGTAAATACTTtgattttccttttttacAACCTCTAGCTCCCTTTCTGACTCCACCAATTTCTTATTGCATGCAAGTTTTTCATCTTGGAGACATTGTTTTTCGGCAACTAACTCTTTTTCCGTTGTTCTAAGTAGTTCTAGTTTAGATTGCAAAGTTTGAATTTCTTTGtccttttctatttctttctcctgTTTCTCACTCATCAGCATCTCTAGCTTGTTTACAACATTCTGACATTCATGCAATTCTTTAGCAACAATATTAGCCTCtcctttgcttttttcaacttgtttACAAAGTTCTGAATTCTCCATTTGTTGAGCACATAACTTGTCTTGTAAAAACTGTTCTTTAGTATCAGATTCAGCCACCTGCATCTGAGCAGCTCTTAACAGCTGCTTTAAACAATGGACTTCATGTATAATTTTGTCATTACTCAAGCATTCGGTATCAATCTCCAATTCTTGGGCAAttgtttgcaaaaaatGGCGGTATTCTGAATTTTGGTATGCAGGAGCTACCAACTGTACCGATTTACCACAAATACTTCTTTCTCCGCTCCCTTCTGCTTCAGCATGAGTAACACCAACGTCGCTGTTATTGTCATAGTCATTGCCATTGTCATTGTCATAAACTCTCAGTGATTGCTTCAGTAGTTGATCTTCTTGAAACTTGACTTTTTGTGatcttgtatttgtatatcTCACTACAGCGATTGAATCGCATGAAGATTGA
It encodes the following:
- the PMU1_3 gene encoding putative phosphoglycerate mutase pmu1, with protein sequence MKALSVWLSSWMLAPVLADGNDSFTFPKFESSTDYFEQSDPDISVGSVNYTHNFGLKDQYSWSQVLDQLDEYHKLFFIVRHAFGVHQCNTPSTDWTCYWQTLDGSDGQVWADALLTPQGVEQSKSLSQQIKSTPELPQPDRHFSSPLRRTLETWEYVWKDVTDKTPLIKEFARETYGIQTESKRHPKSYIKTNWPYVTFEDGFTEADELWSSSKRETGQHRKYRAASLLNDIFEQTSADEKVISLVSHSGLIGSILEVIGHRDYPINNAVLLPVLIQRKKHKTDEYKLSKPDKTFSDICPDKPSSITQGPELTCSAAPYRVSA